One region of Burkholderia cepacia ATCC 25416 genomic DNA includes:
- a CDS encoding glycoside hydrolase family 28 protein, which translates to MKGKSSTRLVLRLSTLAALAVQASAQAATCTPQWSSSASTNTTNLQNAIQQCAASGTSSSPGLVDLASNNGISTAVITSVNLANNIVLKLEKGFTLKGSPAQPSSGAMLTGSNLSNLTITGTGAIDGDGQDYWPAAVGQNNTARPKLIAITGSNLQIGSNFTDAGKSQSIVAFPSSSNATGSALIIRNSPKEQLVIESGSKNVTIDGVWIYANPNRNASGDDLAPNTDAIDIIGTQTATIKNCLLDTGDDDIAIKSNAGGAATSSVNVSHCVVGGGHGISIGGQEAAGTTLAKPGVSQVTVDTMQFSGTDYGYRIKTDQTAKDSGATTGVTYRNTCMRNVQQPFLFTYAYASGTGGALPIIANVTIDNVIATATKQQGAIIGLSNSLMGVPKSGDTGISITNSQISGGKAFSVTDGELQLGSHSSATTSTGSNGQVVGIPDTGATLSCPSSITIPAQI; encoded by the coding sequence ATGAAAGGCAAAAGCAGCACGCGCCTCGTCCTAAGGCTCTCCACCTTGGCCGCGCTCGCCGTGCAAGCGTCCGCGCAAGCGGCCACCTGCACGCCGCAGTGGAGCAGTTCGGCCAGCACCAACACCACGAATCTGCAGAACGCCATCCAACAGTGCGCTGCCAGCGGCACCAGCAGCAGTCCGGGCCTGGTCGACCTGGCCAGCAACAACGGCATCTCGACGGCGGTCATCACCAGCGTGAATCTCGCCAACAATATCGTGCTGAAGTTGGAGAAGGGCTTCACGCTGAAGGGCTCGCCCGCGCAGCCCTCGAGCGGCGCGATGCTGACCGGCAGCAATCTGAGCAACCTGACCATTACCGGCACCGGCGCGATCGACGGCGACGGACAGGACTACTGGCCTGCCGCAGTCGGGCAGAACAATACGGCCCGGCCCAAACTGATCGCCATCACCGGCTCAAACCTGCAGATTGGCTCGAACTTCACCGATGCCGGCAAATCGCAGTCGATCGTGGCCTTCCCGAGTTCGTCCAATGCTACCGGCAGCGCACTGATCATCCGCAACTCGCCGAAGGAGCAACTGGTGATTGAATCGGGCTCGAAGAACGTCACGATCGACGGCGTGTGGATCTACGCGAATCCGAACCGCAATGCCAGCGGTGACGATCTCGCGCCGAACACCGACGCGATCGACATCATCGGCACCCAGACGGCGACCATCAAGAACTGTCTGCTCGACACCGGCGACGACGATATCGCCATCAAGTCAAACGCGGGCGGGGCGGCCACCTCGAGCGTCAACGTCAGCCATTGCGTGGTGGGCGGTGGTCATGGCATCTCGATCGGCGGCCAGGAGGCGGCCGGCACCACGCTCGCCAAGCCCGGCGTCTCGCAGGTGACGGTCGACACGATGCAGTTCAGCGGCACCGACTACGGCTACCGGATCAAGACCGACCAGACCGCCAAGGACAGCGGTGCCACCACCGGCGTGACCTACCGGAACACCTGCATGCGCAACGTCCAGCAGCCCTTCCTGTTCACCTACGCCTACGCCTCGGGCACCGGCGGCGCCCTGCCGATCATCGCCAACGTCACCATCGACAATGTGATCGCCACCGCCACCAAGCAGCAAGGCGCCATAATCGGGCTCTCGAACAGCCTGATGGGCGTGCCAAAATCGGGCGACACGGGAATCAGCATCACCAATAGCCAGATCAGTGGCGGTAAGGCCTTCTCCGTGACCGACGGCGAATTGCAACTGGGCAGCCACAGCAGCGCGACGACCTCGACCGGTTCGAACGGACAAGTAGTGGGGATTCCGGATACCGGCGCGACGCTGTCCTGCCCGAGCAGCATCACGATCCCTGCGCAGATTTGA
- the istB gene encoding IS21-like element helper ATPase IstB — translation MTSTPNNNEMLRSRARALRLNGLVEHWSEVDGSTWLAPLLQWEEDERAHRSLQRRIRAAKLSKFKTLTDFDWDWPKRIDRAAVEDLMSLSFLDDATNIVFIGPNGVGKSTLAQNVAHHALIQGRTVLFKSASEMLGELAALDSDSALRRRLHHYATPDILVIDEVGYLSYSNRHADLLFELVSRRYEARSTIVTTNKPFAEWSEVFPNAACVVSLVDRLVHRAEVISIEGESYRLKEARERNEARARQRKTRKPAAKKGPTS, via the coding sequence ATGACGTCGACCCCGAACAACAATGAGATGCTGCGTTCGCGCGCCAGGGCGTTACGCCTGAACGGCCTCGTCGAGCATTGGTCCGAAGTCGACGGCTCCACCTGGCTTGCGCCGTTGCTGCAGTGGGAGGAAGACGAACGGGCCCATCGATCACTGCAACGGCGCATTCGCGCCGCGAAGCTGAGCAAGTTCAAGACGCTGACCGACTTCGACTGGGACTGGCCCAAGCGGATCGACCGCGCGGCGGTCGAGGACCTGATGTCGCTCTCGTTCCTCGACGACGCGACCAACATCGTGTTCATCGGCCCGAACGGCGTGGGCAAATCGACGCTGGCGCAGAACGTCGCGCACCATGCGCTGATCCAGGGCCGCACGGTGCTGTTCAAGTCGGCTAGCGAGATGCTCGGCGAACTCGCGGCACTGGACAGCGATTCGGCGCTGCGCCGCCGCTTGCATCACTATGCCACGCCGGACATCCTCGTGATCGACGAGGTCGGCTATCTCTCGTACTCGAACCGCCACGCCGACTTGCTGTTCGAACTCGTCAGCCGTCGATATGAGGCCCGATCGACCATCGTGACGACCAACAAGCCGTTCGCGGAATGGTCGGAGGTGTTCCCGAACGCCGCCTGCGTAGTGTCGCTGGTCGACCGTCTCGTGCATCGCGCCGAGGTGATCTCGATCGAAGGCGAATCGTATCGGCTCAAAGAGGCCCGCGAGCGCAACGAAGCGCGGGCCCGGCAGCGCAAGACGCGCAAACCTGCCGCAAAGAAGGGGCCGACGTCATGA
- a CDS encoding LacI family DNA-binding transcriptional regulator, protein MVTLAQVAQRANVTAATVSNVLRNPQKVKPATVERVMAAIRELGYRPNLTARALAEGRTSTLALMLSNITNPFYPEFVLAAEREARKRGHYLLVSNTDDDPAITRNYLERIAGTLAAGAIVMNTDLAEAELADIARHGASIVLCMWERVHASRTLPCVTVDFAAAGALAAAHLSGLRHRAFGALVGKGSGGPQSVRLRGFADELAARGHPADALTAVSAHDSIEGGYEAAAALLREKPGLTALFATNDLMAIGAMQAAADLGLRVPAELSVVGMTDIQLAHQFRPALTTVRFPTSQIAARAIALTLDMIDGIEPGAAVHTIGAPELVVRESTGTAPD, encoded by the coding sequence TTGGTGACGCTCGCGCAAGTCGCACAGCGCGCGAACGTCACGGCGGCGACCGTCTCGAACGTGCTGCGCAATCCGCAGAAGGTGAAGCCAGCGACCGTCGAACGCGTGATGGCGGCGATCCGCGAACTCGGCTATCGGCCGAACCTGACTGCGCGCGCGCTCGCAGAGGGCCGCACGTCGACGCTCGCGCTAATGCTGTCGAACATCACGAACCCGTTCTACCCGGAGTTCGTGCTGGCCGCCGAACGCGAGGCGCGCAAGCGCGGCCATTACCTGCTCGTGTCCAATACCGACGACGATCCGGCGATCACGCGCAACTACCTCGAGCGGATCGCGGGGACGCTCGCGGCCGGCGCGATCGTGATGAACACCGATCTCGCCGAAGCGGAGCTCGCCGACATCGCGCGTCACGGCGCATCGATCGTGCTGTGCATGTGGGAACGCGTGCATGCGTCGCGCACGTTGCCGTGCGTGACCGTCGATTTCGCGGCGGCGGGCGCGCTGGCGGCCGCGCATCTGTCCGGGCTGCGGCATCGTGCGTTCGGCGCGCTCGTCGGCAAGGGGTCGGGCGGTCCGCAGTCGGTGAGGCTGCGCGGTTTCGCCGACGAACTCGCGGCGCGCGGCCATCCGGCCGACGCGCTGACGGCCGTGTCGGCGCACGATTCGATCGAAGGCGGCTACGAAGCGGCCGCCGCGCTGCTGCGCGAGAAGCCCGGCCTCACCGCGCTGTTCGCGACCAACGACCTAATGGCGATCGGCGCGATGCAGGCGGCCGCCGATCTCGGCCTGCGCGTGCCGGCCGAGCTGTCGGTGGTCGGCATGACCGATATCCAGCTCGCGCACCAGTTCCGCCCGGCGCTCACGACCGTGCGGTTCCCTACGTCGCAGATCGCCGCGCGGGCGATCGCGCTGACGCTCGACATGATCGACGGGATCGAGCCGGGTGCGGCCGTGCATACGATCGGAGCACCCGAACTCGTCGTGCGCGAATCGACCGGGACGGCGCCGGACTGA
- a CDS encoding ABC transporter ATP-binding protein — protein MTAISLKDVSKRYGDHAPVLRDVNLEIASHEFCVFLGPSGCGKSTLLRMIAGLEDVTEGELRIGGARINDTPPAERGVAMVFQSYALFPHMTVFDNIGFGLRIAGTPKDEIRRRVTEAARVLQLEALLDRKPKALSGGQRQRVAIGRAIVREPRVFLFDEPLSNLDATLRGQTRVEIARLHARFTQSSSVYVTHDQIEAMTLADRIVLLHAGDDVARFGSIAQAGAPLELYHRPANRFVAGFIGSPRMNFLPAIVDACDAHGCRLTLDRTGETLTLRERPLPRHVGCGARVLLGIRPEHLTIAASGDAGLPSIVRDIALVEQLGEAAYVHLDQPDGVPLLAKLPGQATLRRGERHAFHVPPSRCHLFDEAGIALPAIHAEAAFA, from the coding sequence ATGACCGCCATTTCATTGAAGGACGTCTCGAAGCGCTACGGCGACCATGCGCCGGTGCTGCGTGACGTGAACCTTGAGATCGCGTCGCACGAATTCTGCGTGTTTCTCGGTCCGTCGGGCTGCGGAAAATCCACGCTGTTGCGGATGATCGCCGGTCTCGAGGACGTGACCGAGGGCGAGCTGCGGATCGGCGGCGCACGAATTAACGACACACCGCCCGCGGAGCGCGGCGTCGCGATGGTGTTCCAGAGCTACGCGCTGTTTCCGCACATGACCGTGTTCGACAACATCGGTTTCGGGCTTCGGATCGCCGGCACGCCGAAGGACGAGATCCGCCGCCGCGTGACCGAGGCCGCGCGCGTGCTGCAGCTTGAAGCACTGCTCGATCGCAAGCCGAAGGCTTTGTCCGGCGGGCAGCGGCAGCGCGTGGCGATCGGCCGCGCGATCGTGCGTGAGCCGCGCGTGTTCCTGTTCGACGAGCCGTTGTCGAATCTCGACGCGACGCTGCGCGGCCAGACGCGTGTCGAAATCGCGCGGCTGCACGCGCGCTTCACGCAATCGAGTTCGGTCTACGTCACGCATGACCAGATCGAGGCGATGACGCTGGCCGACCGGATCGTGCTGCTGCATGCTGGCGACGACGTCGCGCGCTTCGGCAGCATCGCGCAGGCCGGTGCGCCGCTCGAGCTGTATCACCGGCCGGCCAACCGCTTCGTCGCCGGCTTCATCGGCTCGCCGCGGATGAACTTTCTGCCGGCCATCGTCGACGCGTGCGATGCGCACGGCTGCCGGCTGACGCTGGACCGTACGGGCGAAACGCTGACGCTGCGCGAGCGCCCGCTGCCGCGCCACGTCGGCTGCGGCGCGCGCGTGCTGCTCGGGATCCGTCCCGAGCACCTCACGATCGCGGCGTCCGGCGATGCCGGCTTGCCGTCGATCGTCCGCGACATCGCGCTCGTCGAGCAACTCGGCGAAGCCGCGTACGTGCATCTCGACCAGCCCGACGGCGTCCCGCTGCTCGCGAAACTGCCGGGTCAGGCCACGTTGCGGCGCGGCGAGCGCCACGCATTCCACGTGCCGCCGTCGCGGTGCCACCTGTTCGACGAAGCCGGCATCGCGTTGCCGGCCATTCACGCCGAAGCGGCGTTCGCGTAG
- a CDS encoding ABC transporter substrate-binding protein: MRLRASRLLLALTTAAVCAAGTADAGTLKVNVAARGNQRATWQATFDQFHKANPDIDLKVSYVGEEAYKVQMSGWLATDPPDVLSWNNGERLAYFAKRGLIEDLSADWQKNGWSDTYASVKQSSTYGGKLYSLPLGYDAYGLFYRKDLFEKAGIHGEPADWPQFLDACRKLKAAGIAPIAVAARDAWTLAAWFDYLDLRINGYAFHQKLMAGDVAYTDPRVRAVYAAWKKLIDDKYFIDNALSYDVDSLSPLIVNGQAAMTLMGTWYSAGLLSATRNPISFFRFPVIDASVPLAEDGPVNVLIVPAKAHNKTDARRFLAFMGQPAVSGEFAKGMGQLPSNNKAPEPQDPISKIGFHTLATTPGGIAQFYDRDMTKEMADEGMKAMQQFLSDPAQLDAILQRLEQTRKRIYRK, encoded by the coding sequence ATGAGACTTCGTGCGAGCCGACTGCTGCTTGCCCTGACGACTGCGGCGGTCTGCGCCGCGGGGACGGCCGACGCGGGCACGTTGAAAGTTAACGTCGCCGCGCGCGGCAACCAGCGCGCGACGTGGCAGGCGACGTTCGACCAGTTCCACAAGGCCAATCCGGACATCGACCTGAAGGTCAGCTACGTCGGCGAGGAGGCATACAAGGTGCAGATGTCCGGCTGGCTCGCGACCGATCCGCCCGACGTGCTGAGCTGGAACAACGGCGAAAGGCTCGCGTATTTCGCGAAGCGCGGGCTGATCGAGGACCTGAGCGCGGACTGGCAGAAGAACGGCTGGAGCGATACGTATGCGTCCGTCAAGCAGTCGTCGACCTACGGCGGCAAGCTCTACAGTTTGCCGCTCGGCTATGACGCGTACGGGCTGTTCTATCGCAAGGACCTGTTCGAGAAGGCCGGCATTCACGGCGAGCCGGCCGACTGGCCGCAGTTTCTCGACGCGTGCCGCAAGCTGAAGGCGGCCGGCATCGCGCCGATCGCGGTGGCCGCGCGCGATGCATGGACGCTCGCCGCGTGGTTCGACTACCTCGACCTGCGGATCAACGGCTATGCGTTCCACCAGAAGCTGATGGCCGGCGACGTCGCCTATACCGATCCGCGCGTGCGGGCCGTGTACGCAGCATGGAAGAAGCTGATCGACGACAAGTATTTCATCGACAACGCATTGTCCTACGACGTCGATTCGCTGAGCCCGCTGATCGTCAACGGCCAGGCCGCGATGACGCTGATGGGCACGTGGTATTCGGCCGGATTGCTGAGCGCGACGCGCAACCCGATCAGCTTCTTCCGGTTCCCGGTGATCGACGCGTCGGTGCCGCTTGCCGAGGACGGCCCGGTCAACGTGCTGATCGTCCCCGCGAAGGCGCACAACAAGACCGATGCGCGACGCTTCCTCGCGTTCATGGGGCAGCCGGCGGTCAGCGGCGAGTTCGCGAAGGGGATGGGGCAACTGCCGTCGAACAACAAGGCGCCCGAGCCGCAGGACCCGATCTCGAAGATCGGCTTCCATACGCTCGCGACGACGCCGGGCGGGATCGCGCAGTTCTACGACCGCGACATGACGAAGGAAATGGCCGACGAGGGGATGAAGGCGATGCAGCAGTTCCTGTCCGATCCGGCGCAGCTCGATGCGATCCTGCAGCGCCTCGAGCAGACCCGCAAGCGCATTTACCGCAAGTAA
- a CDS encoding carbohydrate ABC transporter permease, with protein MSTSLSESAARRDAGPQRPARASLARRRNRAALWFVLPGFALFTVFVLYPIVSSIWLSFHHWDGMTPMMFAGLDNYRELLQSDTFYVALKNNVLWLVLFLAAPPLGLALALYLNQNVFGIRLLKSLFFAPFVLPGVVVGLVFSWFYDPTFGLLKLIVGHGIPVLGDPRYATYGVIAAALWPQIPFCMILYLTGLTGINGEIVEAARMEGARGFTLLWHVILPQLRPATFMAVVLTVIGALRSFDLISVMTGGGPFDSSTVLAYFMVDQSIKYYREGYSAAIAVVLFAIMLVYIVWQLRKLVRVES; from the coding sequence ATGTCAACCAGCCTGTCCGAAAGCGCCGCGCGCCGCGATGCCGGCCCTCAGCGGCCTGCGCGCGCGTCGCTCGCGCGGCGGCGCAACCGCGCGGCCCTGTGGTTCGTGCTGCCGGGTTTCGCGCTCTTCACCGTGTTCGTGCTGTACCCGATCGTCAGCAGCATCTGGCTGAGCTTCCATCACTGGGACGGGATGACGCCGATGATGTTCGCCGGGCTCGACAACTATCGCGAGCTGCTGCAGTCCGATACGTTCTACGTCGCGCTGAAGAACAACGTGCTGTGGCTCGTGCTGTTCCTCGCCGCACCGCCGCTCGGCCTCGCACTCGCGCTATACCTGAACCAGAACGTGTTCGGGATCCGGCTCTTGAAGTCGCTGTTCTTCGCGCCGTTCGTGTTGCCGGGCGTCGTCGTCGGCCTGGTGTTCTCGTGGTTCTACGATCCGACGTTCGGGCTGCTGAAGCTGATTGTCGGGCACGGCATCCCGGTGCTCGGCGATCCGCGTTATGCGACCTACGGCGTGATCGCCGCCGCGCTGTGGCCGCAGATTCCGTTCTGCATGATCCTCTACCTGACCGGGCTCACCGGCATCAACGGCGAGATCGTCGAGGCGGCGCGGATGGAAGGCGCGCGCGGCTTCACGCTGCTGTGGCACGTGATCCTGCCGCAGTTGCGGCCCGCGACCTTCATGGCGGTCGTGCTGACCGTGATCGGCGCGCTGCGCAGCTTCGACCTGATCTCCGTGATGACGGGCGGCGGCCCGTTCGACAGCTCGACCGTGCTCGCTTACTTCATGGTCGACCAGTCGATCAAGTACTACCGCGAAGGCTATTCCGCCGCGATCGCGGTCGTGCTGTTCGCGATCATGCTCGTCTACATCGTGTGGCAGCTGCGCAAGCTGGTGCGCGTCGAATCATAA
- a CDS encoding carbohydrate ABC transporter permease: MYPMPVSRWGRPARWLYRLSLPCALALWLVPLLAVLVTSIRSTDEIIAGHYWDWPKQFALLDNYGAALAQTPMLHYFANSVLITVPSVAASILLASLAGHALANFRFRGNLVLLGLFVAGNFVPIQILMIPVRQIMLGVGLYNTVWALVLFHTAFQTGFCTLFLRNFIRELPFELIEAARVEGASEWAIYWRVVLPLVRPALAALAILVFTFVWNDYFWALCLTQGDDAAPITVGVAALKGQWTTAWNIVSAGSVLAALPSVAMFFAMQKHFVAGLTFGATKG; encoded by the coding sequence ATGTATCCGATGCCCGTGTCCCGCTGGGGACGTCCCGCCCGTTGGTTGTACCGGCTGTCGCTGCCGTGCGCGCTCGCGCTGTGGCTCGTGCCGCTGCTCGCGGTGCTCGTCACGTCGATCCGCTCGACCGACGAGATCATCGCCGGTCATTACTGGGACTGGCCGAAACAGTTTGCGCTGCTGGACAACTACGGCGCCGCGCTCGCGCAGACGCCGATGCTGCATTACTTCGCGAACAGCGTTCTGATCACGGTGCCGTCCGTCGCCGCATCGATCCTGCTCGCGTCGCTCGCCGGGCACGCGCTCGCGAACTTCCGGTTCCGCGGCAACCTCGTGCTGCTCGGGCTGTTCGTCGCCGGCAACTTCGTGCCGATCCAGATTCTGATGATCCCGGTGCGGCAGATCATGCTCGGCGTCGGTCTCTACAACACCGTGTGGGCGCTCGTGCTGTTCCATACCGCGTTCCAGACCGGCTTCTGCACGCTGTTCCTGCGCAACTTCATCCGCGAGCTGCCGTTCGAGCTGATCGAGGCCGCGCGCGTCGAAGGCGCGTCCGAGTGGGCGATCTACTGGCGCGTCGTGCTGCCGCTCGTGCGGCCGGCGCTCGCCGCGCTCGCGATCCTCGTGTTCACGTTCGTGTGGAACGACTACTTCTGGGCACTGTGCCTCACGCAAGGCGACGACGCGGCGCCGATCACCGTCGGCGTCGCCGCGCTCAAGGGGCAGTGGACGACCGCCTGGAACATCGTGTCGGCCGGCTCGGTACTCGCCGCGCTGCCGTCGGTCGCGATGTTCTTCGCGATGCAGAAGCATTTCGTCGCGGGGCTCACTTTCGGCGCGACGAAGGGCTGA
- a CDS encoding beta-galactosidase: MHLGVCYYPEHWPREQWERDALRMAELGLTRVRIAEFAWSRMEPAPGRYDWAWLDEAIDTLARQQLKIVLGTPTAAPPKWLVDRHPEMLPVAADGAVWQFGSRRHYDIASPVYREHCVRIVDAMARRYGTHPAVIAWQTDNELGCHNTLPSYTRAALEGFRAWLAVRYGDIDALNRAWGNVFWSMEYRGFDEIELPRHTPTDANPAHLLDFRRYQSDEVARFHAVQVDAIRPHAPGRDVLHNFMGFFTEFDHHAFARGGLDVAAWDSYPVPRTEVLPLDEADKRRWARTGHPDVSAFSHDLYRGIGNGRMWVMEQQAGPVNWGPYNPVPHAGAVRLWTWEAFAHGAELVSYFRWRQYPHAQEQLHSGLNAPDDRLSPGGREVARVACELAALDPAFVGGSRETARVALLFDYEADWMIRIQPHGADFDYQQHAFDWYRALRELGLDVDIVAAGADLSRYALVVAPTLPVVTDRIVEQVAGGFAHWLFGPRTGSRTAAFAIAPGLAPGKLRDVLPVRIGQVESLRPSLAPRVSFDGVDGHALKWRDHIDREAAPGVDVLAACDDGVPALVRRAHVTMATACFDRALLRAIVSRCARDAGLQVRALPDGVRLRRRGRVTFAFNYGDAPCLLPAPDGARFVLGGRELGAVDVAAWVEPD, encoded by the coding sequence ATGCACCTCGGCGTTTGCTATTACCCCGAACACTGGCCGCGCGAACAATGGGAGCGCGATGCGCTGCGCATGGCCGAACTGGGCCTGACGCGCGTGCGGATCGCCGAATTCGCGTGGAGCCGGATGGAGCCGGCGCCCGGCCGCTACGACTGGGCATGGCTCGACGAAGCGATCGACACGCTCGCGCGTCAGCAGTTGAAGATCGTGCTCGGCACACCGACCGCCGCGCCGCCGAAATGGCTCGTCGATCGTCATCCGGAGATGCTGCCGGTGGCCGCCGACGGCGCGGTGTGGCAGTTCGGCTCGCGCCGCCATTACGACATCGCGAGCCCCGTGTATCGCGAGCACTGCGTGCGCATCGTGGACGCGATGGCGCGACGCTACGGCACGCATCCGGCAGTCATCGCATGGCAGACCGACAACGAGCTCGGCTGTCACAACACGCTGCCGAGCTATACGCGTGCGGCGCTCGAAGGGTTTCGCGCGTGGCTCGCCGTGCGCTATGGCGACATCGATGCGCTGAATCGTGCATGGGGCAACGTGTTCTGGAGCATGGAGTATCGCGGTTTCGACGAGATCGAATTGCCGCGCCATACGCCGACCGATGCGAATCCCGCCCATCTGCTCGACTTCCGCCGCTATCAGTCGGACGAGGTCGCGCGGTTCCACGCCGTGCAGGTCGATGCGATCCGTCCGCACGCGCCGGGCCGCGATGTGCTGCACAACTTCATGGGCTTTTTTACCGAGTTCGATCACCATGCGTTTGCGCGCGGCGGGCTCGACGTCGCTGCGTGGGACAGCTATCCGGTCCCGCGTACCGAAGTACTGCCGCTCGACGAAGCGGACAAGCGGCGCTGGGCTCGTACCGGCCACCCGGACGTTTCGGCGTTCTCGCACGACCTGTATCGCGGCATCGGCAACGGGCGGATGTGGGTGATGGAGCAACAGGCCGGGCCGGTGAACTGGGGGCCGTACAACCCGGTGCCGCACGCAGGCGCGGTGCGGCTGTGGACGTGGGAAGCGTTCGCGCATGGCGCGGAGCTCGTGTCGTATTTCCGCTGGCGGCAGTATCCGCATGCGCAGGAGCAACTGCATTCGGGGCTCAACGCACCGGACGACCGGCTGTCGCCGGGCGGTCGTGAAGTGGCGCGTGTGGCGTGCGAACTGGCCGCGCTGGATCCCGCGTTCGTCGGCGGTTCGCGTGAGACGGCCCGCGTCGCGCTGCTGTTCGACTACGAGGCCGACTGGATGATCCGGATCCAGCCGCACGGCGCCGACTTCGACTATCAGCAGCACGCGTTCGACTGGTATCGCGCGCTGCGCGAGCTGGGCCTCGACGTCGACATCGTCGCGGCCGGCGCCGACCTGTCGCGTTATGCGCTCGTCGTCGCGCCGACGCTGCCGGTCGTCACGGATCGCATCGTCGAGCAGGTTGCGGGCGGATTCGCCCACTGGCTGTTCGGGCCGCGCACGGGTTCACGCACCGCGGCATTCGCGATCGCGCCGGGTCTCGCACCGGGCAAGCTGCGCGACGTGCTGCCGGTGAGGATCGGCCAGGTCGAGTCGCTGCGGCCATCGCTCGCGCCGCGTGTCTCGTTCGATGGCGTCGACGGCCATGCGCTGAAATGGCGCGATCACATCGACAGGGAAGCGGCACCGGGCGTCGACGTGCTCGCCGCGTGCGACGACGGCGTGCCGGCACTCGTGCGGCGCGCTCACGTGACGATGGCGACCGCCTGTTTCGACCGCGCGCTGTTGCGCGCGATCGTCTCCCGCTGCGCGCGAGATGCCGGGTTGCAGGTACGGGCGCTCCCGGACGGTGTGCGGTTGCGTCGACGCGGGCGCGTCACGTTCGCGTTCAACTACGGCGACGCACCCTGCCTGCTGCCCGCGCCGGACGGTGCGCGCTTTGTGCTCGGCGGCCGGGAACTCGGCGCGGTGGACGTTGCCGCCTGGGTCGAGCCGGACTGA